A DNA window from Cutaneotrichosporon cavernicola HIS019 DNA, chromosome: 2 contains the following coding sequences:
- a CDS encoding uncharacterized protein (Inositolphosphorylceramide synthase subunit Kei1) has translation MRLSLRRVQPGPVFSSFFGILDIKLGCEIILLFGLINKVAGVYGLITVFIGGSFAQIVFYAYSVLSLVGLQWGLKQVKAETSHKCLLVAHLYALDNVIQQVFHYAFFYNYWYIQKHEGQRDLHSQAQKDIFELAVSRGEVSASDANPSEAEAQIRAGQAMQIWNDEKGYALGVIFLGFLFKVYACMVLYSYAAHLRTNTYHSLPLTKGAHAARDAITASRSQNVIPIEEDEVALAEAEIARDRARENGHLSHSQSPSRSPRTSPDKSMAGLPRTDKDNDQSKRASEDDFSWD, from the exons ATGCGGCTCTCATTACGCAGGGTCCAGCCTGGACCAGTATTCTCGTCTTTTTTCGGCATCCTGGACATCAAGCTAG gctgCGAGatcatcctcctcttcggGCTCATCAACAAGGTCGCGGGCGTCTATGGCCTCATCACGGTATTCATCGGGGGCAGCTTTGCCCAAATTGTATTCTACGCCTACTCTGTCCTCTCATTGGTGGGCCTGCAGTGGGGCCTCAAGCAGGTCAAGGCT GAAACATCCCATAAGTGtctgctcgtcgcgcacctGTATGCTCTCGACAACGTGATCCAGCAGGTGTTTCACTACGCCTTCTTCTACAATTACTGGTATATCCAGAAACATGAGGGACAACGCGATCTCCATTCGCAGGCTCAGAAGGATATCTTTGAACTGGCCGtctcgcgcggcgaggtATCGGCCAGCGATGCCAACCCGTCCGAGGCAGAAGCGCAGATTCGTGCGGGACAGGCCATGCAGATCTGGAACGATGAGAAGGGGTACGCGCTGGGTgtcatcttcctcggctTCCTGTTCAAG GTCTACGCCTGCATGGTACTGTACTCGTACGCGGCGCACCTGCGGACAAACACGTACCACTCTCTCCCGCTTACCAAgggcgcgcacgccgcccGCGACGCGATCACTGCGAGCAGATCGCAGAACGTCATCccgatcgaggaggacgaggtcgcgctcgccgaggcagAGATTGCGCGCGACCGTGCACGCGAGAACGGACACCTTTCGCACTCGCAGTCACCCTCGCGCTCCCCCCGCACATCGCCTGACAAGAGCATGGCTGGCCTCCCGAGAACAGACAAGGACAATGATCAGAGCAAGCGCGcgtccgaggacgactttAGCTGGGACTAG
- the RPS3 gene encoding uncharacterized protein (Belongs to the universal ribosomal protein uS3 family): MASALNISKKRKFVADGVFQAELGEFFMRELAEEGYSGCEVRVTHARTEIIIRATHTQEVLGHQGRRIRELKALVEKRFKFPENSLELYAEKVQYRGLSAVAQAESLRYKLLGGLAMRRACYGVLRYVMESGAKGCEVVVSGKLRAARAKSMKFTDGFLLHSGQPAIDYVDYAVRHVLLRQGVLGIKVKIMRPHDPEGRMGPSRPIPDMVTLVEPKPEAAIEIRSEHKEPQPVAVPAAAPAAEAAAPAEQAAY; this comes from the exons ATGGCCTCCGCCCTTAACATCtcgaagaagcgcaagtTCGTCGCCGACGGTGTCTTCCAG gccgagctcggcgagttcttcatgcgcgagctcgctgaGGAGGGCTACTCGGGCTGCGAGGTCCGTGTCACCCACGCCCGCACTGAAATCATCATCCGTGCCACCCACACCCAGGaggtcctcggccaccAGGGCCGCCGCATCCGTGAGCTCAAGGCTCTCGTTGAGAAGCGTTTCAAGTTCCCCGAGAACTCGCTCGAGCTCTACGCCGAGAAGGTCCAGTACCGTGGTCTTTCGGCCGTTGCCCAGGCCGAGTCGCTCCGCTACAAGCTCCTCGGTGGCCTTGCCATGCGCCG CGCGTGCTACGGTGTCCTCCGCTACGTTATGGAGTCGGGTGCCAAGGGTTGCGAGGTTGTCGTCTCGGGCAAGCTCCGTGCCGCCCGTGCCAAGTCGATGAAGTTCACCGACGgtttcctcctccactctgGTCAGCCCGCCATCGACTACGTTGACTACGCTGTCCGCCACGTTCTCCTCCGCCAGGGTGTGCTCGGCATCAAGGTCAAGATCATGCGCCCCCACGACCCCGAGGGCCGCATGGGCCCTTCGCGCCCCATCCCCGACATGGTCACCCTTGtcgagcccaagcccgaggCCGCCATCGAGATCCGCTCGGAGCACAAGGAGCCCCAGCCGGTCGCCGTCCCCGCCGCTGCCCccgctgccgaggccgccgcccccgccgAGCAGGCTGCTTACTAA
- the TMA16 gene encoding uncharacterized protein (Translation machinery-associated protein 16) yields MPNNRKSTLKKIGGRDGVHPGSRKAAQINRVHLRTVKLKSQKREHKDLRTGKMFRPQFFMHTLEGPEGLTLAQLRALVTDVFLARNDERIEELMSERRAGRPKATELVDLEELRRVENAEWESGFEVPNLTDARATRLMYGWLENGTRIKSAHIDLLPMIRIAKDSPEVVVVSRKGKLDVMGLGEAGEAAAADMAVEEDEEEVMQE; encoded by the exons ATGCCCAACAACCGTAAAAGCACGCTCAAGAAGATCGGAGGACGCGATGGTGTTCATCCGGGATCGCGGAAAG CGGCGCAGATCAACCGCGTCCACCTCCGCACCGTCAAGCTCAAGTCTCAGAAGCGTGAACACAAGGACCTCCGCACTGGCAAGA tgtTCCGTCCTCAGTTCTTCATGCACACCCTCGAGGGGCCTGAGGGGCTCACTTTGGCCCAACTCCGCGCGCTGGTCACGGACGTGTTTCTTGCGCGCAACGACGAGCGGATCGAGGAACTTATGTCTGAGCGGCGGGCTGGACGGCCCAAGGCCACCGAGTTGGTCGAtcttgaggagctgcggCGTGTTGAGAATGCcgagtgggagagtgggTTTG AGGTGCCCAACCTCACTGATGCGCGGGCAACACGGCTCATGTACGGGTGGCTTGAGAATGGGACGCGGATCAAGTCTGCGCATATCGACCTCTTGCCTATGATCCGAATTGCCAAGGACTCGCCAGAGGTTGTTGTGGTGAGCCGGAAGGGCAAGCTCGATGTTATGGGGTTGGGAGAGGCGGGAgaggcggcagcggcggaCATGGCGgtcgaagaggacgaggaggaggtcatGCAGGAGTAG
- the SRB8 gene encoding uncharacterized protein (Transcription mediator complex subunit Med12), producing MPTPRYAQAGVRAAHPSHGTKAPHKRRASGQPASDVPLADPVPIEDFPPPAWRTVLNSRADLGYPDFYPSRPGFSQPEDEMTDAFVKSGFSLKPAVNVTAESFSMHGPVYQQLQTGGLERLMELGREIIAQRNATMPSFQERAFRIPVRVTYNDTKRSQFIADLANPAIPLTRLMRNPVPHGFKGVELLETMFHPPQPGMRPGAVSAAGKPLPEPIPIDRALWFIRVLGANEISAHRGRAQPASSMQVPSPAAVTPSSTATSAPAPLPLNSNDWYTAEFTTAFTAWLRMQLAQLVLPTKPKSGAGVLPPPKTPTGVLGDEKSRARWLAKWQYTNNLLKQLYRKRLVSPRQLVGWLSDFLGQANLAQIGFVAKLIHENLVDVAENPSISRHCVRSACVKIKEIRASPAKDTMTKVDEQLTAIVRVLYQSDPEVMLSPTTWVRFSLLVGTIVDSTTPVWTDLERRNTALMFMPIVVDPGPSPRRQQMAEIHMLDSICAETDMSALCKAYFSGPCAPTSPKIDVAKLEEKVFILVNWAMGLYQMGVHRPYAVYTILKKWQQWQEEIRPNDHFDFFPILYQWLDTSIPARKAENVLPIGISFGELTRQGLFSYGRYLNRLISHGHSSRFANGKGPISHHIELLRVMPIFVEAPDLLEQRRLVLSGDGENRDREQAEEDNQLETFRQEMKEYVPEVFGLRRYGKSAFIRESIDYAIPMAAGVTRFEFVHSRFWLYAAAVHHFKRQGSQPPMDGSTYARVMNVFMQCRGYSTLADFLVKGITATEDPEILLIILDSIKRDADVWTSIDRWNQITSALVARFRAMQRRGGFCAPLVAVLQMLVQHHRLVDPSAEAEVLNARERHRRASPETPAIAVDIDQSMEGLRQVITTGSVDKAITLASKMFARHGKFDLWSATWWQSVIQAVQAGEAGKPNAVNAAVAHISEVIDLAGDGSLRPVFVTWVASLTPNTRVDLFGRRSVPPVVRMLLMLIVKRILGSHTLLEQVLFPELKHAASLVSGPHPRLSRKRTYAVEWAVTLAQQLLLCTPHRSLPPVSLREAYVVQTARAAAFHASNVANLIQHLPVFVVLERSKLVPEKTRNQIGVIFRGLAELPQFKTAAFRNLDVLKDAFLSNDWIKRSNDSSLETGMVEGLKLMMSDKRSKGSEGLPTLEGGGKYSAWRYTRIVLEMRVEFKRLTMRIANNEEPHEARKQLSQIVKQSLDREATPDDMDLLVEAFRGADSVVAQEILGVGLERLGDLLQRLLAAEDQHHVEEAASAVDLVLRVISSIGRQEKLEAAAAVARDRLFNLLTDAFQSLERHVSNEDDVHMLPGATPPEPGEIIKVVLNLLRFVLSIPSTEVHVPSSPKPDFSSLVVAFLHLGVALCARSQGYTDMESMRDLLIFLVDSIPPNSQAAVHHTLVFEASTPAVQDLLARSPSFAGALPPPKTDYRAMSLCGSSGLMDSDMGIALDDRPWEMIEQMVDQTPLKHCDMFLTSKPLKDTSSIPIALFKPQVTRDEVPDAAREGEHPWNYASSERNLGNGFGGEPIAARQAATVLYARGDGNVGDQPTLAMPPTPARVKRLNPRNNTPVKGAGTNNDPISIESDESEGESVEEQRPASKRPRTGSKTSTGATRQVTGGKAPRKAAPARKAPAKNVRSTSGKEAKGRRKSGQD from the exons ATGCCAACCCCGCGCTACGCCCAGGCAggcgtgcgcgcggcgcaccCATCGCATGGTACAAAGGCGCCACACAAGCGACGTGCGAGCGGCCAACCCGCCTCCGACGTACCGCTCGCAGACCCCGTGCCCATCGAGGACTTTCCACCACCAGCTTGGCGTACTGTTCTCAACTCTCGCGCCGACCTTG GATACCCAGACTTCTACCCATCTCGGCCCGGGTTCTCGCAGCCTGAAGATGAGATGACCGACGCGTTCGTCAAGTCGGGGTTCTCGCTCAAGCCAGCTGTCAATGTAACG GCGGAGAGCTTCTCCATGCACGGCCCGGTGTATCAGCAGCTTCAGACCGGCGGGTTGGAGCGACTGATGGAGCTCGGTCGTGAGATCATTGCGCAGCGGAATGCTACCATGCCCTCGTTCCA GGAGAGGGCGTTCCGTATACCTGTGCGCGTGACATACAATGACACGAAACGGTCACAGTTCATCGCCGACCTGGCCAACCCCGCAATTCCACTGACGCGCCTCATGCGCAACCCGGTTCCCCATGGGTTCAAAGGcgttgagctcctcgagacCATGTTCCACCCTCCGCAGCCGGGGATGCGCCCTGGCGCTGTTAGTGCTGCTGGCAAGCCCCTACCTGAGCCGATCCCAATCGACAGGGCACTGTGGTTCATCCGAGTCCTTGGAGCCAACGAGATCAGCGCACACCgcgggcgagcgcagccggcgtcgtcgatgcAGGTACCCAGTCCAGCCGCGGTTACCCCTAGTTCGACTGCCACATCCGCACCAGCGCCCTTGCCGCTCAACTCGAACGACTGGTACACCGCAGAGTTCACTACCGCTTTTACTGCCTGGTTGCGAATGCAGCTTGCACAACTCGTGTTACCCACCAAGCCGAAGTCTGGCGCTGGGGTACTGCCACCGCCCAAGACACCGACCGGGGTTCTAGGAGACGAGAAGAGTCGTGCCCGTTGGCTCGCAAAGTGGCAGTACACCAACAACCTTCTCAAGCAGCTCTATCGCAAGCGCCTCGTCTCCCCGCGGCAACTCGTGGGATGGCTCTCGGACTTCCTTGGCCAAGCCAACTTGGCCCAAATCGGCTTCGTCGCCAAGTTAATCCATGAGAACCTGGTCGACGTGGCCGAGAACCCGAGTATCTCACGACATTGCGTGCGCTCGGCTTGTGtcaagatcaaggagaTTCGCGCTTCACCTGCCAAGGACACAATGACCAaagtcgacgagcagctcaCGGCGATTGTGCGCGTGCTGTATCAGTCTGACCCCGAGGTCATGCTCTCTCCGACAACGTGGGTCCGCTTCTCTTTGCTCGTCGGTACGATTGTCGACTCGACCACGCCCGTCTGGACGgaccttgagcgccgcaaCACTGCGCTCATGTTCATGCCCATCGTCGTTGATCCCGGGCCCAGTCCCAGGCGACAGCAGATGGCCGAGATTCACATGCTCGACTCGATCTGCGCAGAGACGGACATGTCGGCACTGTGCAAGGCGTACTTCAGCGGGCCATGCGCCCCGACTAGCCCCAAGATTGACGTGGCTAaactcgaggagaaggtcttcatcctcgtcaactGGGCCATGGGCCTGTACCAGATGGGCGTCCACCGGCCGTACGCCGTATACACGATCCTCAAGAAGTGGCAGCAATGGCAAGAAGAGATCCGACCGAACGACCATTTCGACTTCTTCCCCATCTTGTACCAGTGGCTCGACACTTCGATCCCAGCGCGAAAGGCGGAGAATGTCCTCCCGATCGGCATCTCCTTTGGCGAGCTCACCCGCCAGGGTCTCTTCTCGTATGGGCGGTACCTGAACAGGCTCATCTCGCATGGACACAGCTCTCGCTTCGCAAACGGCAAGGGCCCCATCTCGCACCACATTGAGCTCTTGCGTGTGATGCCAATTTTCGTCGAAGCGCCCGATCTGCTCGAACAACGTCGCCTTGTACTCagcggcgatggcgagaaCCGCGATCgcgagcaggccgaggaagacaATCAGCTCGAAACGTTCCGCCaggagatgaaggagtACGTCCCGGAAGTGTTCGGTCTGCGGCGCTACGGCAAGAGTGCCTTCATTCGCGAGAGTATCGACTACGCAATCCCTATGGCAGCGGGCGTCACACGCTTCGAGTTCGTCCACAGCCGCTTCTGGTTGTATGCGGCGGCCGTCCACCACTTCAAGCGGCAGGGCTCACAGCCGCCGATGGACGGCAGCACGTACGCACGTGTCATGAACGTCTTCATGCAGTGCCGCGGGTACTCGACTTTGGCAGAC TTCCTGGTCAAGGGCATTACCGCCACCGAGGACCCCGAGAttctcctcatcatcctcgactCGATAAAGCGCGATGCTGACGTGTGGACGTCTATCGACAGATGGAACCAGATCACATCCGCGCTCGTGGCCCGCTTCCGTGCCATGCAGAGGCGTGGCGGGTTCTGCGCTCctctcgtcgctgtccTGCAAATGCTCGTGCAGCACCACCGCCTGGTCGATCCgtccgccgaggccgaggtgctGAACGCCAGAGAGCGACATAGACGCGCGTCTCCAGAAACTCCCGCTATTGCTGTCGACATAGACCAGAGCATGGAGGGGCTGCGTCAAGTCATCACCACTGGAAGTGTTGACAAGGCCATCACGCTCGCGTCTAAGATGTTCGCTCGGCACGGCAAGTTCGATCTGTGGTCGGCAACATGGTGGCAGAGCGTCATCCAAGCTGTCCAAgccggcgaggcgggcaaGCCGAACGCGGTAAACGCTGCCGTTGCGCACATCAGCGAGGTCATCGATCTGGCTGGCGACGGATCTTTGCGCCCAGTGTTCGTCACCTGGGTTGCATCCCTCACGCCCAATACCCGGGTCGACCTGTTTGGCAGGCGCTCCGTCCCTCCTGTAGTCCGCATGCTGCTCATGCTCATCGTCAAGCGCATCCTCGGCTCTCacacgctcctcgagcaggtGCTCTTCCCTGAGCTGAAGCACGCTGCTTCCCTCGTCTCGGGACCGCACCCGCGACTATCCAGAAAACGTACGTACGCCGTCGAGTGGGCGGTCACACTCGCGCAGCAGCTCCTCCTGTGCACGCCTCACAGGAGCCTCCCACCTGTAAGCCTACGCGAGGCGTACGTCGTCCAgaccgcgcgcgcggctgcGTTCCACGCGTCAAATGTTGCGAACCTCATTCAGCACCTCCCCGtcttcgtcgtccttgagcggTCCAAACTCGTGCCCGAGAAGACGCGCAACCAGATCGGTGTCATCTTCCGCGGTCTCGCGGAGCTGCCGCAGTTCAAGACGGCCGCGTTCCGCAACCTCGACGTGCTAAAGGACGCGTTCTTATCCAACGACTGGATCAAGCGTTCAAACGACTCGTCTTTGGAGACTGGTATGGTAGAAGGTTTAAAGCTTATGATGTCGGACAAGCGTTCCAAAGGTTCGGAGGGTCTCCCTACGCTCGAGGGTGGCGGAAAGTACAGCGCCTGGCGGTACACACGCATTGTGCTCGAGATGCGGGTCGAGTTCAAACGCCTCACAATGCGCATCGCGAACAACGAGGAGCCGCACGAGGCGCGGAAGCAGCTCTCGCAGATTGTCAAGCAGTCACTGGACCGTGAGGCAACACCGGACGACATGGAcctgctcgtcgaggcgttCAGGGGTGCCGACTCGGTCGTGGCCCAGGAGATCTTGGGTGTTGGGCTCGAGCGGCTTGGTGACCTCTTGCAACGCTTGCTTGCTGCCGAGGATCAGCAccacgtcgaggaggcagCAAGtgccgtcgacctcgtcttACGCGTCATCAGCAGCATCGGACGCCAGGAGAAGCTCGAAGCGGCCGCTGCGGTCGCACGCGATCGTCTCTTCAACCTGCTCACGGACGCATTCCAGTCGCTTGAGAGACATGTCTCGaatgaggacgacgtgcACATGTTACCTGGCGCTACACCACCCGAACCAGGAGAGATCATCAAGGTGGTTCTTAACCTCCTCCGCTTCGTCCTCTCGATCCCATCGACTGAGGTTCACGtcccgtcgtcgccgaagCCGGACTTTAGCTCGCTCGTTGTGGCGTTCTTGCATCTGGGAGTG GCGCTCTGTGCCCGTTCACAGGGGTACACTGACATGGAATCCATGCGTGATCTCCTGATCTTCCTGGTCGACTCGATTCCACCCAACAGCCAGGCCGCCGTGCATCACACTCTTGTCTTCGAAGCATCCACACCTGCTGTGCAAGATCTGCTGGCCCGATCGCCGTCGTTCGCCGGcgcccttcctccacccaagACCGACTACCGCGCCATGTCTCTATGCGGCTCCTCTGGTCTTATGGACAGCGACATGGGGATCGCCTTGGATGACAGACCGTGGGAGATGATTGAGCAGATGGTCGACCAAACGCCACTCAAGCACTGCGACATGTTCTTGACTTCCAAGCCGCTGAAGGACACGTCGTCGATCCCAATTGCCCTATTCAAGCCGCAGGTcacgcgcgacgaggtacCTGACGCTGCACGCGAGGGTGAACATCCATGGAACTACGCGTCGTCCGAGCGCAACCTGGGCAACGGCTTTGGTGGCGAGCCCATTGCGGCACGCCAAGCCGCAACAGTCCTGTACGCGCGCGGGGATGGCAACGTTGGCGACCAGCCAACGCTCGccatgccgccgacgccagcCAGAGTTAAACGGCTCAACCCACGCAACAACACGCCTGTCAAGGGTGCTGGAACCAACAACGACCCCATTTCAATTGAATCGGACGAAAGCGAAGGAGAATCAGTGGAGGAGCAACGGCCCGCCAGCAAGCGCCCTCGCACTGGTTCCAAGACGTCTACTGGAGCGACGCGTCAGGTAACTGGCGGCAAGGCACCGCGCAAGgccgcgccagcgcgcAAAGCGCCTGCCAAGAACGTACGGAGCACGTCGGGCAAGGAAGCGAAAGGGCGGCGCAAGAGTGGACAGGACTAG